In Limnohabitans sp. TEGF004, the genomic window CCAAGTGCTGGCTGCTGGCGCTGGCCAAAACCCTGCGCGTCAAGCCTTGATCAAGTCTGGCATTCCCAATGCAGTGCCTGCTTTGACCATTAACGCGGTATGCGGCTCTGGCCTCAAAGCCGTGATGTTGGCTGCACAAGCTGTGGCGTATGGCGACAGCGACATCGTGGTGGCCGGTGGCCAAGAAAACATGAGCGCTTCAGGCCATGTGCTGCTGGGTTCACGTGATGGTCAACGCATGGGCAACTGGAACATGATTGACACCATGATCGTCGACGGTTTGTGGGACGTGTACAACCAGTACCACATGGGCATCACGGCTGAGAACGTGGCCAAAGAATTCCACATCACCCGCGACATGCAAGACGCACTGGCTTTGGCCAGCCAGCAAAAAGCATCGGCAGCCCAAGACGCTGGCAAGTTCAAAGACGAAATCGTGTCGGTGAACATTCCCCAACGCAAGGGTGACCCCGTGGTGTTCAACGCCGACGAATACATCAACAAAAAAACCACCGCCGAAGCCTTGGCCGGTTTGCGCCCAGCGTTTGACAAAGCAGGTTCCGTGACAGCCGGTAACGCATCAGGCATCAACGACGGCGCTGCCGCTGTGGTGGTGATGACGGCTAAGAAAGCAGCTGCTTTGGGCCTCACTCCTTTGGCTCGCATCGCCGCATTCGGCACCAGCGGTTTAGACCCAAAAATCATGGGCATGGGCCCTGTGTCTGCTTCACGCAAAGCTTTGGAGCGTGCAGGCTGGAAAGCATCAGATGTGGACCTGTTCGAACTCAACGAAGCTTTCGCTGCACAAGCTTGCGCCGTGAACCAACAGTTGGACATCGACCCAGCCAAGGTCAACGTCAACGGTGGCGCGATTGCCATTGGTCACCCCATCGGTGCATCCGGTTGCCGCATCTTGGTGACTTTGCTGCACGAAATGCAACGCACCAACGCCAAGAAAGGCTTGGCCGCGCTGTGTATCGGTGGCGGCATGGGCGTGTCGTTGGCACTCGAGCGTTGATGCAGCGTTGATTCGCACTTCACTCGAATTCAGATTTCTTTCACTAAAAACTCATAAATCAGGAGACAAAAAATGAGCAAAAAAGTAGCGTACGTCACAGGTGGCATGGGTGGCATCGGAACCGCGATCTGCCAACGTCTGCACAAAGAAGGCTTCACCGTGATCGCCGGTTGCGGTCCAACCCGTGATTTCAACAAATGGTTGGATGAGCAAAAAGCTTTGGGCTTTACCTTCTACGCATCCGTCGGCAACGTGGGTGATTGGGATTCCACGGTCGAAGCTTTCACCAAAGCCAAAGCCGAGCACGGCCCCATCGACGTGTTGGTGAACAACGCCGGTATCACCAAGGACCGCATGTTCTTGAAGATGACACGCGAAGATTGGGATGCGGTGATGAACACCAACCTCGATTCGATGTTCAACGTCACCAAGCAAGTGGTGCCAGACATGGTCGAACGTGGCTGGGGTCGCATCATCAACATCTCATCGGTGAACGGTGAAAAAGGCCAAGCGGGTCAAACCAACTACTCGGCTGCCAAGGCCGGTATGCACGGTTTCTCCATGGCGTTGGCGCAAGAGCTGGCCACCAAAGGCGTGACGGTCAACACCGTGTCACCTGGCTACATCGGTACAGACATGGTCAACGCCATTCGTCCTGATGTGCTGGAAAAAATTGTGGCCACGGTGCCCGTCAAGCGTTTGGGCAAGCCTGCCGAAATCGCGTCCATCATTGCGTGGATGGCCAGCGAAGACGGTGGCTACACCACCGGCGCTGACTTCGCCGTGAACGGTGGTTTGCACATGGGTTAAGCCTTTGTGGCTTCCATGAAAAAGCCCGCTCGAAGCGGGCTTTTTCACGTCTAGCAAAACCGTTTATTTGTTGAGCTTGACCATCTGCATGGCCGAGGCAATCAAGCCCGATACTTCGGTCATGTTGCTGGGCACGATGAGGGTGGTGGTGGCATCTGATGCCACTTTCCCGTATGCCTGCACGGCTTGCTCGGCCACTTTGAGTTGCACCGCTTGTTCACCGCCGGGCTGGCGAATGGCGGCGGCAATACGTTCAATCGCTTGTGCCGTGGCATCGGCCACTGCGGTGATGGAAGCGGCTTCACCTTGGGCCTTGTTGATGGC contains:
- a CDS encoding acetyl-CoA C-acetyltransferase, yielding MEDIVIVSAARTAVGKFGGSLAKIAATELGSIVIREALARAKVDPAMVGEVIMGQVLAAGAGQNPARQALIKSGIPNAVPALTINAVCGSGLKAVMLAAQAVAYGDSDIVVAGGQENMSASGHVLLGSRDGQRMGNWNMIDTMIVDGLWDVYNQYHMGITAENVAKEFHITRDMQDALALASQQKASAAQDAGKFKDEIVSVNIPQRKGDPVVFNADEYINKKTTAEALAGLRPAFDKAGSVTAGNASGINDGAAAVVVMTAKKAAALGLTPLARIAAFGTSGLDPKIMGMGPVSASRKALERAGWKASDVDLFELNEAFAAQACAVNQQLDIDPAKVNVNGGAIAIGHPIGASGCRILVTLLHEMQRTNAKKGLAALCIGGGMGVSLALER
- the phbB gene encoding acetoacetyl-CoA reductase; this encodes MSKKVAYVTGGMGGIGTAICQRLHKEGFTVIAGCGPTRDFNKWLDEQKALGFTFYASVGNVGDWDSTVEAFTKAKAEHGPIDVLVNNAGITKDRMFLKMTREDWDAVMNTNLDSMFNVTKQVVPDMVERGWGRIINISSVNGEKGQAGQTNYSAAKAGMHGFSMALAQELATKGVTVNTVSPGYIGTDMVNAIRPDVLEKIVATVPVKRLGKPAEIASIIAWMASEDGGYTTGADFAVNGGLHMG